A stretch of the Lactuca sativa cultivar Salinas chromosome 9, Lsat_Salinas_v11, whole genome shotgun sequence genome encodes the following:
- the LOC111898260 gene encoding uncharacterized protein LOC111898260 has translation MVSSSSSATNTLINLMALPISKLTSHLLSILSTIAANKKEWDRVDALVKMWIFGTITQNLTQSVHKKNQNAYDLWDSLENLFHDNKDAREMQLDQELWNITQGDSTINAYCTQIKNLVDLLENIEVVVPEKNLVNYTINGLNPRFDHIASPPPYPVSYIIGNTIHLGS, from the exons ATGGTCTCCTCCTCTTCTTCTGCTACAAATACTTTGATAAACCTTATGGCATTACCAATATCAAAGCTTACATCCCATTTACTCTCGATATTGAGC ACGATTGCAGCTAACAAGAAAGAGTGGGATCGTGTTGATGCTCTAGTCAAGATGTGGATTTTTGGTACAATCACCCAAAATCTCACTCAATCTGTTCACAAGAAGAATCAGAATGCTTATGATTTGTGGGACTCCTTGGAAAATCTTTTTCATGACAACAAAGATGCAAGAGAAATGCAGTTGGACCAGGAACTTTGGAATATCACACAAGGTGACTCCACAATCAATGCCTATTGCACCCAGATTAAAAATCTTGTTGATTTACTTGAAAACATTGAAGTTGTTGTTCCTGAGAAGAATCTTGTCAACTATACCATTAATGGTCTTAACCCTCGTTTTGATCATATTGCTAGTCCACCACCATACCCCGTTTCCTACATTATTGGAAACACGATCCATCTTGGCTCTTGA